From Ochotona princeps isolate mOchPri1 chromosome X, mOchPri1.hap1, whole genome shotgun sequence, one genomic window encodes:
- the ITIH6 gene encoding inter-alpha-trypsin inhibitor heavy chain H6, with the protein MTSAGIQLVLTSYSVRSTVVSRYAHTLITSVLFNPHAEAHEAIFELDLPCLAFISNFTMTINNKVYIAEVKEKNQAKKIYEEAHGQGKTAAHVGIRHRESEKFRISTSLAAGTQVTFALAYEELLRRQQGQYQLVLNLQPGQAVPRLSVEVTVSERTGITYVQVPPLRSSHLSTKDDSRPSQGRTNPVGTEQNKEPEEEGNEGNGCQADSPPSTRVERGQTCVRVTFCPTLQEQAAFSSAGLVADFVVQYDVAMEAVVGDVQIYDGYFIHYFAPRGLPPVEKNVVFVIDVSGSMFGTKMKQTKKAMNVILSDLQANDYFNIISFSDTVSVWKAGGSIQATTKNVLSAKNYLDRMEAEGWTDINAALLEAASVLHHSSQEPGRGPRVGRIPLIIFLTDGEPTAGVTTPGKILSNVRQALGHRVALFSLAFGDDADFPLLRRLSLENRGIARRIFEDTDAALQLQGLYEEISMPLLADVRLDYLGGLVGASPRALFPNYFGGSELVVAGQVQPGEQELGIHLAARGHKGKLLVARHSESATNGSQKAFGCPGQPTPNVAHFIRRLWAYVTIRELLEARFQARDTTTRQLLAAKVLNLSLEYNFVTPLTSLVMVQPGEDSETKGQYSTTVGSSTIMPSSSNRHSQGTGTVQSTLVPKVFTKSRSAKPTSTMTASTKKIPTAEGLEPLSHNPGTLSTPAHPKSKTPTQQDSISFAQPTLRMKAAASAPLNSGASLPMKPSIPAPQNPATISPMNSRMQVPPLIPGIPAQPKAGTMKHFPPLHSQPSAPSQPKPKLPSHPQVAVLIPQSPKSPPQPRPGVSTLQIPKPPSHIRPKVPPALKNPNNLPHPKSVIISPKIPQTPSLFNPSVPPHQTSTSLSFSKPGSPTSYTPKAPLPFSSARPWPPPLQNLSTFQSTVSRSTVPGTTVTTSVLGKPLPTPFTATLPSLMPTERLWHQHDLLVESQSTRKVLSPSVPVVPTTGLPNSSRPMPEGSAPNLPILLPSSTLPDAINLLLLPEELKLLSQSKVEAKFVESLDPPAFYTFITPDEDGSPHWGGTSEEILEGAGGSMKSQRSWVRPAEDMLPSIFTFSSSVDGDPHFVVRIPHSEERICFTLDGRPGDLLQLIEDPKAGLHVSGRLLGAPPRPGHEDQNRTYFQLITVTTDKPWAYTITIRRSSVSVQGEGVLHLSWDQPTILRRPQLQLHVAAASRLTLRLGPNLEFLVLRHRYIHPSALQLPHLGFYVVDGSGLSNSARGLMGQFQHSDIRLVTGPTGPYLQRRHGPDVPVVLGKKLLKDSPRLRPRWASCWLVKRSLVERLLGQSILSYVL; encoded by the exons CTGGTGCTGACAAGTTATTCCGTGCGTTCCACAGTGGTATCTCGCTATGCCCACACCTTGATCACTTCCGTCCTGTTCAACCCACATGCTGAGGCCCATGAAGCCATCTTCGAGCTGGATCTGCCTTGCCTCGCCTTTATCTCCAATTTCACTAT GACTATCAACAATAAAGTGTACATTGCAGAAGTCAAAGAGAAGAACCAGGCCAAGAAAATCTATGAGGAAGCCCACGGGCAGGGAAAGACAGCTGCCCACGTAGGCATCAG GCACCGGGAATCAGAAAAGTTCCGCATCTCCACCAGCCTGGCAGCGGGCACACAGGTGACTTTTGCCTTGGCCTATGAGGAACTGCTACGGCGACAACAAGGCCAGTACCAGCTGGTGCTGAACCTGCAGCCTGGCCAAGCAGTACCCAGACTGAGTGTGGAAGTCACAGTGTCGGAAAGGACGGGCATCACCTATGTGCAAGTACCACCACTAAGGAGCAGTCACCTGAGCACCAAGGATGACTCAC GTCCCAGCCAAGGGAGAACCAATCCTGTGGGGACAGAGCAGAACAAAGAGCCCGAGGAGGAAGGAAATGAGGGGAATGGAT GCCAGGCTGACTCGCCCCCGTCGACGCGGGTAGAGAGGGGCCAGACCTGTGTCCGAGTCACCTTCTGCCCGACGTTGCAAGAGCAGGCTGCCTTCTCCAGCGCAGGCCTCGTGGCCGACTTCGTGGTCCAGTATGATGTGGCCATGGAGGCTGTCGTGGGCGACGTGCAG ATCTATGACGGCTACTTTATTCACTACTTTGCGCCCCGAGGCCTCCCACCCGTGGAGAAGAACGTGGTGTTTGTGATTGACGTCAGTGGCTCCATGTTTGGGACCAAGATGAAGCAG ACTAAAAAGGCCATGAACGTGATCCTCAGTGACCTACAAGCCAATGATTACTTCAACATCATCTCCTTTTCTGACACGGTTAGTGTCTGGAAAGCTGGAGGCTCAATTCAGGCCACCACTAAGAACGTGCTCAGTGCCAAGAACTACTTGGATCGCATGGAAGCTGAAGGCT GGACCGATATCAACGCAGCTCTGCTGGAAGCTGCTTCggtgctgcaccacagcagccaggaacctgggagggGCCCCCGTGTGGGCAGGATCCCTCTTATCATCTTCCTGACAGATGGAGAGCCCACAGCTGGTGTGACGACCCCCGGTAAGATCCTCTCCAATGTCCGCCAAGCACTGGGCCACAGAGTAGCCCTTTTCAGCTTGGCCTTTGGTGATGATGCTGACTTCCCACTGCTGCGTCGCCTGTCCCTGGAGAACCGAGGCATAGCCCGACGTATATTTGAGGACACTGATGCAGCCCTCCAGTTGCAGGGACTCTATGAGGAGATCTCCATGCCTCTGTTGGCAGACGTGCGTCTGGACTACCTGGGAGGCTTGGTTGGGGCCTCCCCTAGGGCTCTTTTTCCCAACTACTTTGGGGGTTCAGAGTTGGTGGTGGCAGGCCAAGTGCAGCCAGGTGAACAGGAACTTGGTATCCACCTGGCAGCCCGTGGCCATAAGGGTAAGCTTCTTGTGGCCCGCCACAGTGAAAGTGCCACCAATGGCAGCCAGAAAGCCTTCGGTTGCCCAGGACAACCAACTCCCAACGTGGCCCATTTCATCCGCCGCCTCTGGGCCTACGTCACCATTCGAGAGCTGTTGGAGGCACGCTTCCAAGCCAGGGACACCACTACTCGCCAGCTGCTAGCTGCCAAGGTCCTCAACCTGTCCCTTGAATACAACTTTGTCACACCTCTGACTTCATTGGTTATGGTGCAGCCCGGGGAGGACAGTGAGACCAAGGGACAGTATTCTACCACAGTTGGGTCAAGCACCATCATGCCTTCATCCAGCAACAGGCATAGCCAGGGAACAGGCACAGTTCAGTCAACTTTGGTGCCCAAGGTATTCACCAAATCAAGGTCTGCGAAACCAACTTCAACTATGACTGCCTCTACAAAGAAGATACCCACTGCCGAGGGGTTGGAGCCACTGAGTCACAACCCTGGTACTCTATCAACACCAGCACACCCAAAGTCCAAAACTCCAACGCAACAGGATTCTATCAGTTTTGCCCAGCCAACTCTCAGGATGAAAGCTGCTGCCTCTGCACCTTTAAATTCTGGGGCTTCGCTGCCTATGAAGCCCAGCATTCCAGCACCTCAGAATCCTGCCACTATATCACCCATGAATTCCAGGATGCAAGTCCCACCTCTGATTCCTGGCATCCcagcacagcccaaagctggCACGATGAAGCATTTTCCTCCCCTGCATTCCCAACCCAGTGCTCCATCACAACCAAAACCCAAACTCCCATCACACCCCCAGGTTGCAGTTCTCATACCGCAGTCCCCTAAAAGCCCGCCACAGCCCAGACCTGGGGTCTCCACACTTCAGATTCCCAAACCTCCATCACATATCAGACCTAAGGTCCCTCCTGCTCTCAAGAATCCAAATAACCTGCCACACCCCAAATCTGTGATTATTTCACCCAAGATCCCCCAAACCCCATCACTTTTTAATCCTAGTGTGCCACCTCACCAAACTTCCACAAGCTTATCATTTTCAAAACCTGGGTCTCCAACCTCTTACACACCCAAAGCCCCACTCCCTTTTAGTTCTGCCAGGCCCTGGCCCCCACCACTCCAGAACTTAAGCACATTCCAGAGCACAGTTTCAAGGTCCACAGTTCCTGGCACTACCGTGACCACCTCAGTCCTTGGAaaacccctccccactccctttaCTGCTACTCTGCCCTCCCTGATGCCCACTgaaaggctctggcatcaacatGACCTGCTGGTGGAGTCTCAGAGCACCAGGAAGGTTCTGAGCCCTTCTGTGCCAGTAGTTCCAACAACAGGTCTACCTAACAGCTCCAGGCCTATGCCAGAAGGTAGTGCTCCAAACCTGCCAatcttgctgccttccagcactCTCCCTGATGCCATCAATCTGCTCCTTCTCCCTGAGGAGCTAAAGTTGTTGTCCCAGTCCAAAGTGGAAGCCAAGTTCGTGGAGTCCTTGGACCCACCAGCTTTCTATACCTTCATCACTCCTGATGAAGATG GAAGTCCACACTGGGGTGGAACATCTGAGGAGATCCTGGAAGGAGCTGGAGGCAGCATGAAGTCTCAGAGAAGTTGGGTGCGGCCAGCAGAAG ATATGTTGCCGAGCATCTTCACTTTCTCATCCTCAG TGGATGGAGATCCCCACTTTGTGGTGCGTATCCCACACTCAGAAGAGAGGATCTGTTTCACACTGGATGGACGCCCAGGAGACTTGTTGCAGCTCATAGAGGACCCAAAAGCAG GACTACACGTGAGTGGGCGGCTGCTTGGGGCACCACCAAGGCCAGGGCACGAAGATCAGAACCGCACCTACTTCCAGCTCATCACAGTAACAACAGACAAGCCCTGGGCTTACACTATTACCATCAGGCGCAGTTCTGTCTCTGTCCAAGGAGAGGGTGTCTTGCACCTGTCCTGGGATCAACCTACCATACTGAGGAGGCCCCAACTGCAGCTCCATGTAGCTGCGGCAAGCCGTCTCACACTCCGCCTTGGGCCCAACCTTGAGTTCCTAGTCCTCCGGCACCGCTACATACACCCCAGCGCCCTGCAACTGCCACACCTGGGGTTCTATGTGGTCGACGGCTCAGGCCTCAGCAACTCAGCTCGTGGCCTGATGG ggCAGTTCCAGCACTCTGACATTCGGCTGGTGACAGGACCTACGGGGCCTTACCTGCAGAGGCGCCATGGCCCAGATGTGCCTGTGGTTCTAGGCAAGAAGCTGCTGAAGGACTCCCCAAGGCTTCGGCCCCGCTGGGCTTCCTGCTGGCTGGTGAAGCGCTCTCTTGTAGAGCGGCTGCTGGGCCAGTCCATCCTCAGCTATGTCCTGTGA